A single window of Enterobacteriaceae bacterium ESL0689 DNA harbors:
- a CDS encoding lipase family protein — MESCDENKMQCTTLLSTGKVHTGFWSGYCRAEKKFKKELRDLSNLFQGRKLFITGHSLGGSLALIHSASLREYNPLLYTYGMPRTFTRDAIAQLADIPHFRHVNDKDLVPAVPMDANLDNELYRLWGVIGGTLGFFWSVGEYVAYQAVPWGDCFWHHGNTVAFLATSQHQEWKECKRALPEPANCITVRAKLPISVKLYLVPALAKQEMQQAGQQQQEFKASLTAENLNEFFPTGNNPARGFVYSVFDHSMTAYITFMNSKLLDLINRSDIVAEHAITEYQRKLGAFQEQMTRNRESIPKKEYARNELFLKVESLLSTSLAPTLATQPGKNALLRFMQFNKEVMADD; from the coding sequence ATAGAGAGCTGTGATGAGAATAAAATGCAATGTACTACATTGCTTTCTACCGGGAAGGTGCATACCGGGTTCTGGAGTGGCTATTGTCGGGCTGAGAAGAAATTTAAAAAGGAATTAAGAGATCTTTCTAATTTATTCCAAGGTAGAAAATTATTTATTACTGGTCATAGCTTAGGTGGATCTTTAGCACTTATCCACTCAGCAAGTTTGAGAGAGTATAATCCTTTACTTTATACTTACGGTATGCCCAGAACCTTTACCCGTGATGCTATCGCTCAGTTAGCCGACATTCCCCATTTCCGTCATGTTAATGATAAAGATCTTGTGCCCGCAGTTCCTATGGATGCTAATCTTGATAACGAGTTATATCGCTTATGGGGAGTAATAGGTGGTACGCTGGGCTTTTTCTGGTCGGTGGGCGAGTATGTCGCTTATCAAGCGGTGCCGTGGGGGGATTGCTTCTGGCATCACGGTAATACCGTAGCCTTTCTTGCCACCTCCCAGCATCAGGAGTGGAAAGAGTGTAAAAGGGCATTGCCCGAACCCGCCAACTGTATTACAGTCAGAGCAAAACTGCCCATTAGCGTTAAACTTTATCTGGTGCCTGCTCTGGCCAAGCAGGAGATGCAGCAGGCAGGCCAGCAACAGCAGGAGTTTAAAGCATCATTAACGGCAGAGAATCTCAATGAATTTTTCCCGACAGGGAATAACCCGGCGCGCGGTTTTGTTTATTCGGTCTTTGATCACTCGATGACCGCCTATATCACCTTTATGAATAGCAAACTACTGGACTTGATTAATAGATCAGATATCGTGGCAGAACACGCAATCACCGAGTATCAACGCAAGCTTGGGGCATTCCAGGAGCAGATGACCAGAAATAGGGAGAGTATTCCGAAAAAAGAGTATGCCCGCAATGAACTGTTTCTCAAGGTGGAAAGTTTATTAAGCACCTCCCTGGCGCCCACTCTGGCAACTCAGCCGGGTAAAAATGCCCTACTGCGGTTTATGCAATTCAATAAAGAGGTAATGGCAGATGATTAA
- a CDS encoding ImcF-related family protein produces MNTVENSVWRGGLWRTALSAAIVAGVGWLIWQYGDRLGLNTPGLKWLGIACAIMIILLLRYGGSVQLLIQQSWHRIQAKQKNENPDDEARVAKIPPRHITVGEIRATMRQLYHWRWGSKVRILLIIGQVADVEQLTPGLTRQLWQEDGGTLLLWGGDPDMPADQAWLKALRQLRHRPADGIVWVTAAFDQLPSLEPAPPSPPPSADRMDTLAQAINQRMVLLGWRLPLYVWSQHPSAGLPQGRVVQAIGCLLPAGCQEETLIQQLAALSEELIERGVQQICGDVKHHFLLMLADQLCSSPQSISTPLSILLTPCRALPLAGVIFSQPSEGTARQIPHHWGMDRRWEIIPDSVHMLPVALRPRQPGLRWRTALAPACATLMVGWAVWMGCSYFSNRNQIIDSGTAVARATQVNQPLAARLQALMELQKTVAQLQYRAEHGVPWYQRAGLSHNDRLLAALWPQYQASAQPLLRDAALTHLQVQLRAFTSLPPDSPLRDKQAKNAYDQLKLYLMLTRPAHMNAPWFSKTLLADWPVRDGVKNGVWQGVATSLLAFYGAQLAAHPGWQGAADEALISQTRALLVRLIGMRNSETGLYQKMLVRVANLYSDLRLEDMTGDTDARRLFSTDEVVPGMFTRQAWEQAVQPAIAEVVKNRRDELDWVLTDSQHPLTTQEDISPQALQQRLTERYFADFGNAWLGFLNSLRWHRAATLSDAVEQLTLMADVRQSPLVALMNTVSVQGRTGQRGEAIADSLVKSAQNLLHKHPQPVIEQNDDVHGPLDATFGPLLALLDRTRTASDAQSFQSYLTRVTQVRLRLQQVTSAADPQAMTRTLARTVFEGKSVDLTDTRDYGSLLAAGLGQEWGGFGRTVFVEPMEQAWQQVLGPAAESLNVQWQQAVVSEWNAAFGGRYPFADSASDTSLPLLARYISSDTGHISRFLQTRLNGLLHREGNHWVPDSINAQGLEFNPAFLSAINTLSQIAEEAFIAGNAGMSFELRPGTAEGVMQTDMVIDSQKLRYMNQMPEWKRFNWPGDSEAPGAELSWISTKAGTRQYADMPGSWGWIRLLDQAQVSAYPGVESSYRLSWQAPDGRSLNYILRTEAGSGPLALLKLRHFRLPEKIFSGTTPVDDMIVSVNE; encoded by the coding sequence ATGAACACAGTTGAGAATTCAGTATGGCGTGGTGGCTTGTGGCGCACGGCCCTGTCTGCGGCGATAGTTGCGGGCGTCGGCTGGCTTATCTGGCAGTATGGTGATCGGCTGGGGCTGAATACGCCGGGTCTGAAGTGGCTGGGGATAGCCTGTGCGATAATGATTATTCTGTTACTCCGTTATGGTGGTAGCGTACAGCTGCTTATCCAGCAGAGCTGGCATCGCATACAGGCGAAACAGAAGAATGAAAATCCTGACGATGAAGCGCGCGTGGCAAAAATACCGCCTCGCCACATTACCGTTGGCGAAATCCGCGCTACCATGCGTCAGCTCTACCACTGGCGCTGGGGCAGCAAGGTGCGCATTCTGCTGATCATCGGGCAGGTCGCGGATGTTGAACAACTGACCCCAGGTCTCACTCGTCAGTTATGGCAAGAGGATGGAGGGACGCTGCTGTTATGGGGCGGCGACCCGGATATGCCCGCTGACCAGGCATGGCTGAAGGCGCTGCGCCAACTGCGCCACCGTCCGGCAGACGGGATCGTGTGGGTGACAGCCGCCTTTGATCAGCTTCCCAGTCTTGAACCGGCTCCCCCATCGCCGCCACCTTCTGCCGACAGGATGGACACGCTGGCGCAGGCGATTAATCAACGAATGGTGTTACTGGGCTGGCGTCTGCCGCTGTATGTCTGGTCGCAGCATCCCAGCGCCGGTTTGCCGCAGGGAAGGGTGGTGCAGGCGATTGGTTGCCTGTTGCCTGCCGGATGCCAGGAAGAAACGCTGATACAGCAGCTCGCCGCCCTTAGTGAAGAACTGATTGAACGTGGCGTACAGCAGATATGTGGCGATGTGAAACACCACTTTCTGCTGATGCTGGCTGACCAGTTATGCAGCAGTCCGCAGAGTATCAGCACGCCGCTGTCAATATTGCTCACTCCCTGCCGGGCACTACCACTGGCAGGGGTGATATTCAGCCAGCCCTCCGAAGGAACGGCTCGTCAGATCCCCCATCACTGGGGTATGGATCGGCGCTGGGAAATAATTCCGGATTCAGTACATATGCTGCCGGTGGCACTGCGTCCGCGTCAGCCAGGATTGCGTTGGCGTACAGCACTGGCACCGGCCTGTGCCACCCTGATGGTCGGCTGGGCGGTATGGATGGGATGTTCTTATTTCAGCAACCGCAACCAGATTATCGACAGTGGCACTGCCGTAGCCAGGGCGACACAGGTTAATCAGCCGCTGGCGGCGCGCTTACAGGCGCTGATGGAACTCCAGAAAACAGTCGCACAGTTACAGTACCGTGCAGAACACGGGGTGCCGTGGTATCAGCGCGCCGGGCTGAGTCACAATGATCGGCTGCTGGCCGCACTGTGGCCACAGTATCAGGCCAGCGCACAACCGCTGTTACGGGATGCGGCGCTGACCCATTTGCAGGTACAACTGAGAGCCTTTACCTCCCTGCCACCGGACAGCCCGTTACGGGATAAGCAGGCGAAAAACGCTTATGACCAACTGAAACTGTATCTGATGCTGACCCGTCCGGCACATATGAATGCTCCATGGTTCAGCAAAACCCTGCTGGCGGACTGGCCAGTGCGCGACGGCGTGAAGAATGGCGTGTGGCAGGGGGTAGCGACCTCGCTGCTGGCGTTTTATGGCGCGCAACTGGCCGCCCATCCTGGCTGGCAGGGGGCAGCAGATGAGGCGCTGATCAGCCAGACCCGGGCGCTGCTGGTGCGTCTGATAGGGATGCGCAACAGTGAAACAGGGCTGTATCAGAAGATGCTGGTGCGGGTGGCGAACCTGTACAGTGACCTGCGTCTGGAGGACATGACCGGCGATACCGATGCCAGGCGGCTGTTCAGCACCGATGAAGTGGTGCCAGGGATGTTTACCCGTCAGGCGTGGGAGCAGGCGGTTCAGCCCGCGATTGCCGAGGTGGTGAAAAACCGGCGCGATGAGCTGGACTGGGTGCTGACAGACAGCCAGCACCCACTTACCACCCAGGAGGATATCTCCCCCCAGGCGCTGCAACAGCGGCTGACCGAGCGCTATTTTGCTGACTTTGGTAATGCCTGGCTGGGATTTCTCAACAGCCTGCGCTGGCACCGGGCAGCTACCTTATCTGACGCTGTGGAGCAGTTAACCCTGATGGCCGATGTGCGCCAGTCGCCGCTGGTGGCGTTGATGAACACGGTCAGTGTGCAGGGACGCACCGGACAGCGTGGTGAAGCGATAGCGGATTCGCTGGTGAAGTCGGCGCAAAATCTGCTGCATAAACACCCGCAGCCGGTTATTGAGCAGAATGACGACGTACACGGGCCGCTGGACGCCACCTTTGGCCCGCTGCTGGCGCTGCTCGACCGCACCCGCACTGCCAGTGACGCGCAGAGTTTTCAGTCCTATCTGACCCGGGTGACCCAGGTGCGGCTGCGGCTCCAGCAGGTGACCAGTGCCGCCGATCCACAAGCGATGACCCGCACCCTGGCGCGTACGGTGTTTGAGGGCAAATCGGTAGACCTCACAGACACCCGGGACTACGGCAGTCTGCTGGCAGCGGGACTGGGGCAGGAGTGGGGCGGATTTGGCCGCACGGTATTTGTCGAACCGATGGAGCAGGCCTGGCAGCAGGTATTGGGCCCGGCGGCGGAGAGTCTCAATGTCCAGTGGCAGCAGGCGGTGGTTAGCGAATGGAATGCTGCTTTCGGCGGCCGTTATCCGTTTGCCGACAGTGCCAGCGACACCTCGCTGCCACTGCTGGCGCGTTATATCAGTAGCGACACCGGGCATATCAGCCGGTTTTTACAGACCCGGCTGAATGGTCTGTTGCACCGGGAGGGCAACCACTGGGTGCCGGACAGTATTAATGCTCAGGGACTGGAATTTAACCCGGCGTTTCTCAGCGCCATCAACACTCTGAGCCAGATAGCAGAAGAGGCTTTCATCGCAGGCAATGCCGGGATGAGTTTCGAACTGCGTCCGGGCACCGCTGAAGGGGTGATGCAGACGGATATGGTTATCGACAGCCAGAAGCTGCGTTACATGAACCAGATGCCGGAGTGGAAACGCTTCAACTGGCCGGGTGACAGCGAGGCTCCAGGAGCGGAATTAAGCTGGATAAGCACGAAAGCGGGAACCCGGCAGTATGCGGATATGCCAGGAAGCTGGGGCTGGATACGGCTGCTGGATCAGGCGCAGGTGAGCGCTTATCCCGGCGTGGAAAGCAGCTACCGCCTGAGCTGGCAGGCACCGGATGGAAGGTCGCTGAACTACATCCTGCGTACGGAAGCGGGTTCGGGGCCGCTGGCACTGCTGAAACTGCGTCACTTCCGGCTACCGGAGAAGATATTCAGTGGCACTACGCCGGTTGATGATATGATAGTCAGCGTCAATGAGTGA
- a CDS encoding type II toxin-antitoxin system RelB/DinJ family antitoxin has translation MNADALVKARIPKDTKERAVAALNKIGLSTSDVIRLVMIRIADEGRLPFEINTPNAITRKAIEELETGHGKRFESTEAMFNDLEI, from the coding sequence ATGAATGCAGATGCACTGGTAAAAGCCCGTATCCCTAAGGATACAAAGGAAAGAGCTGTCGCTGCACTTAATAAAATCGGTCTCAGCACATCAGACGTTATCCGGTTAGTCATGATACGCATCGCTGATGAGGGGCGATTACCTTTCGAGATAAATACACCAAACGCCATTACCCGTAAAGCTATTGAGGAGCTGGAAACAGGGCACGGTAAACGATTCGAATCTACTGAGGCTATGTTTAATGACCTGGAGATCTGA
- a CDS encoding type II toxin-antitoxin system YafQ family toxin — MLTPVYASAFKRDVKRLKKRGKDMDKLKTLITLLVEEKEIPQEYEDHLLQGEWRGFRDAHIEGDWILIYKVDAEDLKLSRTGTHQDIFSNY, encoded by the coding sequence ATGCTAACACCGGTATATGCGAGTGCTTTCAAACGAGATGTAAAACGACTTAAAAAACGCGGTAAGGATATGGACAAGCTAAAGACGTTAATAACGTTACTTGTCGAAGAAAAGGAAATACCTCAGGAGTATGAAGATCACCTGCTACAAGGTGAGTGGCGGGGCTTCCGTGATGCCCATATAGAAGGCGACTGGATACTTATTTATAAAGTAGACGCTGAAGATCTCAAATTATCACGTACCGGAACGCATCAGGACATTTTCAGTAACTACTAA
- a CDS encoding lipase family protein gives MGESRTSAVGAFGKAEAQVQRKCWIEIQLVDENSKPVANMPWRVENEATRDKYLEPYQGITDSEGILRIDNLYHPDLTLFVAAQPLADEMEQRPLSIERTTVYAMKMASMTVDKQTNYICYYVVIGQLCDKAPEIPDWESEALPFFHFPDPDFSGLTISNMHFNSRVIVKICPFRAWNLLLHHTKEYSIINAYNLGLLAEFAYESEEKITNFFNKECQDLSWVPSLLYQTISVDVPFRQRYIDPRFLDTSAGSAGEGGTQLFYVHNKKQMIISWRGTELTKWNDIKTDVSFRPVPCGDIISGGRAHKGFLDAYRLAVYKFSVRFNTDIPRLCNERELFISGHSLGGALSLIQATVLRTYNPLLYTYGMPRVFCAATIAQLDDIIHFRHVNDSDTITSVPPENELENNLYNLWGPFGIICGVNISVAELIAQNVGIKFGDPYWHHGNIVIFFKAEQSFVKKITSLPAGYSLDEMNTNPLVIRNMFIKKAKLFVVPLLNEHDFKEATRQQERFIKRIDKKSLEKYFPKNTNPELDSFTNLLHHLMTGQYMPYLKNQLLELVDPERKMERKQKRLEFAQQVEKAATTGEHISKEEASRNKILLLLQDMLPETLAISKSAETWQNSLIRFKNREKEEHE, from the coding sequence ATGGGTGAATCAAGAACATCGGCAGTAGGTGCTTTCGGCAAAGCTGAGGCGCAGGTACAACGAAAATGCTGGATTGAAATCCAGCTGGTTGATGAAAATAGTAAGCCGGTAGCTAATATGCCATGGCGGGTCGAAAATGAAGCGACCCGAGATAAATATCTCGAACCTTATCAGGGGATCACAGATTCAGAAGGGATATTACGGATTGATAATTTATATCATCCGGATCTGACACTTTTTGTTGCAGCTCAGCCACTGGCGGATGAAATGGAGCAGCGCCCTTTAAGTATTGAGAGAACAACGGTTTATGCCATGAAAATGGCATCGATGACGGTTGATAAGCAGACTAACTACATTTGTTACTATGTGGTTATTGGGCAATTATGTGATAAAGCGCCAGAAATACCTGACTGGGAAAGTGAAGCATTGCCTTTTTTTCATTTTCCTGATCCTGATTTTTCGGGGTTGACCATATCGAATATGCACTTTAATTCACGAGTAATAGTAAAAATTTGTCCGTTCAGAGCATGGAATCTGCTTCTTCATCATACAAAAGAGTATTCTATTATAAATGCATATAATTTAGGCTTATTAGCGGAATTTGCATATGAGTCTGAAGAAAAAATAACTAATTTTTTTAATAAAGAATGTCAGGATCTCTCCTGGGTGCCATCGTTACTGTATCAAACCATATCGGTTGATGTACCATTCAGACAGCGCTATATAGATCCAAGGTTTTTAGACACATCAGCAGGTTCTGCGGGTGAGGGGGGTACGCAACTTTTTTATGTACATAATAAAAAACAAATGATTATTAGCTGGCGGGGAACAGAACTCACAAAATGGAATGATATTAAGACCGACGTATCATTCAGGCCGGTTCCTTGTGGCGATATTATTTCTGGAGGTAGGGCGCATAAAGGATTTTTAGATGCTTATAGATTAGCAGTATATAAATTTAGTGTGAGATTTAATACGGATATACCAAGATTATGTAATGAACGTGAATTATTTATTTCCGGACATAGTTTGGGTGGGGCGTTATCATTAATCCAGGCAACAGTACTAAGAACTTATAACCCCCTGCTCTATACTTATGGCATGCCAAGGGTTTTTTGTGCCGCTACGATTGCACAATTAGATGATATTATCCATTTCAGGCATGTGAATGATTCTGATACAATAACGAGCGTTCCGCCAGAGAATGAACTGGAGAATAACCTGTACAATCTGTGGGGCCCTTTTGGTATCATCTGTGGTGTTAATATATCTGTTGCTGAATTAATCGCTCAGAATGTGGGCATTAAATTTGGTGATCCCTACTGGCATCATGGGAATATTGTTATTTTCTTTAAGGCAGAGCAATCTTTTGTAAAAAAAATAACATCTCTCCCTGCCGGATATAGTTTAGATGAAATGAATACAAATCCACTAGTCATTCGGAATATGTTTATTAAGAAAGCTAAGTTATTTGTTGTTCCTTTACTAAATGAACATGATTTTAAGGAGGCAACCAGACAGCAGGAGAGGTTTATTAAAAGAATAGATAAAAAAAGCCTGGAAAAGTACTTCCCTAAAAATACTAATCCTGAACTTGACTCATTCACAAACCTGCTTCATCATCTTATGACCGGCCAGTATATGCCATACTTGAAAAATCAATTGCTTGAGTTGGTTGATCCTGAGCGTAAAATGGAGCGAAAGCAAAAACGGCTTGAATTCGCTCAGCAAGTAGAGAAAGCTGCTACTACAGGAGAACACATATCAAAAGAAGAGGCCAGCAGGAATAAAATACTTCTGCTTCTTCAGGATATGTTACCGGAAACATTAGCTATCTCAAAATCAGCAGAGACATGGCAGAACTCTTTAATCAGGTTTAAAAATAGAGAGAAGGAAGAACATGAATGA
- a CDS encoding DUF805 domain-containing protein, with protein sequence MSESFWHCYWQGWRKTFVYRGCASRQAFWSFIIINILIILLLASGSYLWLTSLAEQGDGGMVLVWVYYVYLPLHGLAPMILFLPILSLGIRRMHDIGYSGWWFGGIVLINVLVIPVVMTGCFYLLRSITDGQTGYEIMYKISNILNIFFAVPLVWLCCKPSKLKDSKTLRSVD encoded by the coding sequence ATGTCAGAGAGTTTTTGGCATTGTTACTGGCAGGGCTGGCGAAAGACCTTTGTTTACCGGGGGTGTGCTTCCCGGCAGGCGTTCTGGTCATTTATTATCATCAATATACTCATTATTCTCCTTCTTGCATCAGGTAGTTATCTGTGGCTGACCTCGCTCGCTGAACAGGGTGACGGCGGCATGGTGCTGGTGTGGGTTTATTATGTTTACTTACCGTTGCATGGACTGGCTCCGATGATTTTATTTCTGCCAATCCTTTCGCTGGGTATCCGGCGAATGCATGATATCGGTTATTCTGGCTGGTGGTTTGGCGGAATTGTATTAATCAATGTGCTGGTTATTCCAGTGGTTATGACGGGCTGTTTTTATCTGCTCCGTTCAATAACTGACGGGCAAACCGGGTATGAGATCATGTATAAAATCAGCAATATACTAAATATATTCTTCGCTGTGCCGCTTGTCTGGTTGTGCTGTAAACCCAGTAAATTAAAAGATAGCAAAACCCTCAGAAGCGTTGATTAA
- a CDS encoding IS5 family transposase (programmed frameshift) produces MARYDFPDEAWALISPMLPPEKASSRGGRPYFSHRHVMNGIFWILCSGAPWRDLPERYGCWKTIYNRFNRWSKSGVMNSIFNKLLQILDEKSLIDWDVIALDGSNIRGLKAAAGAKKYPDDSDDHGLGRSRGGFGTKIHLATDGTGLPLSFCLSGGQAHESQYAKPLLRQIGVIRKSGCLKSRPKAVLVDKGYSGGNLRIYLKTKGIKAVIPFKSNEKASRDGRRTLDRQLYKKRNVVERCFAILKENRRIATRSEKTARNYLSMLKLGAIRLFLRRLLG; encoded by the exons ATGGCTCGCTACGATTTCCCGGATGAGGCGTGGGCACTGATTTCTCCCATGCTACCACCTGAAAAAGCCTCTTCCAGAGGGGGACGCCCTTATTTTTCTCACAGACACGTCATGAATGGCATATTCTGGATCCTTTGTTCCGGTGCCCCATGGCGGGATTTACCTGAACGTTACGGCTGCTGGAAAACGATATATAACCGTTTTAACCGGTGGTCAAAAAGTGGCGTAATGAACAGTATTTTCAATAAATTACTTCAGATACTTGATGAAAAATCGTTGATTGACTGGGATGTCATCGCACTTGACGGAAGTAACATCAGGG GCCTGAAAGCGGCTGCGGGTGCAAAAAAATATCCCGATGACTCAGATGACCATGGGCTGGGTCGCTCACGCGGCGGCTTTGGCACCAAAATCCATCTGGCAACAGATGGTACAGGATTACCCTTAAGTTTCTGCCTGAGCGGTGGGCAGGCTCACGAAAGTCAGTACGCAAAACCCTTACTCAGACAAATCGGTGTTATTCGAAAAAGTGGTTGTCTGAAGTCGCGCCCCAAAGCTGTGCTGGTGGATAAAGGATACTCAGGCGGTAATCTTCGTATTTATTTAAAAACGAAGGGAATAAAGGCAGTTATTCCTTTCAAATCAAACGAAAAAGCAAGTCGTGATGGTCGTCGAACACTGGATCGTCAGTTATATAAAAAGCGCAATGTGGTGGAACGCTGCTTTGCAATACTGAAAGAAAACCGTCGAATAGCCACGCGCTCAGAAAAAACAGCCAGAAACTATCTGAGCATGCTAAAACTGGGGGCAATCAGGTTGTTTTTAAGGCGGTTGTTAGGTTAA